From a region of the Coffea arabica cultivar ET-39 chromosome 3e, Coffea Arabica ET-39 HiFi, whole genome shotgun sequence genome:
- the LOC140038537 gene encoding uncharacterized protein, with translation MTDVGQLDIISRRLRFSRAQAFLEGKIWVLWSETATLEFEEWGDQLVHMKATWVGTTLHFSAAYAKCTRVGRRDLWRAMEEIAGGLDGPWIVARDFNVISKAEERLGGASPNLCNMEEFNDTVFNYLLSEVSFDGSAFTWTNGSLWQRLDRALANEAWGELFQTTKVSHLMRGRSDHAPLLIKCGSSMGHGSVFRFLNVWRRHPKLLEVVREAWRTPVSGSGMVGFFGKLSQTKAALRSWNAQVFGNLVQNMSEAEKDLQQKE, from the coding sequence ATGACGGACGTTGGACAGCTTGACATTATCTCCCGACGTCTGCGTTTCTCCAGAGCCCAAGCGTTCTTGGAAGGCAAAATCTGGGTCCTTTGGAGTGAGACTGCAACGCTTGAATTCGAGGAATGGGGGGACCAACTGGTCCATATGAAGGCGACATGGGTTGGGACCACTCTTCACTTCTCAGCAGCATATGCAAAGTGCACACGGGTGGGGAGGAGAGACCTGTGGAGGGCAATGGAGGAGATTGCTGGGGGGCTTGACGGGCCGTGGATAGTCGCGAGGGATTTTAATGTCATTTCCAAGGCAGAGGAGAGGCTGGGGGGAGCCTCCCCAAACTTGTGTAACATGGAAGAGTTCAACGACACAGTGTTTAACTATCTCCTATCGGAGGTCAGTTTTGATGGCTCGGCCTTCACATGGACAAACGGTTCGTTGTGGCAGCGCTTGGATAGGGCCTTAGCGAATGAGGCCTGGGGGGAACTATTCCAGACCACTAAAGTTTCCCACTTAATGCGTGGGCGGTCGGACCATGCCCCATTACTAATTAAGTGTGGGAGTTCAATGGGGCATGGCTCGGTGTTCAGATTCCTCAATGTATGGAGGAGGCACCCTAAGTTATTAGAGGTGGTTAGGGAGGCTTGGAGGACCCCAGTGTCTGGGAGCGGAATGGTGGGCTTTTTTGGCAAGTTGTCACAGACCAAGGCGGCCCTTCGAAGCTGGAATGCGCAAGTGTTTGGGAATCTAGTTCAGAATATGAGCGAGGCAGAGAAGGACTTACAGCAGAAGGAGTAG